accaacacttggtgggttcaaccgagctatgctctaacaaaatattttgttaatgagatTGCAGTTATTGCTGCTAGGGTTACTTTGATGGTTTAttttaaaatatggaaaaataagaaaatatggtTAACAAATGGCTGATTAAACTATTGATGAGCTGAATTTAAGATGAGTTGATAACTGGGAAAACACAAACTCAAAAAAGGAATAACAAAAACATGCTTATGCCATGATAGGCAGGGCTGAAGTTAATATCACTTTTAGGCTATGAAAAATGCCTTTGAAGCAGTTCATGATATTTGGTAGTATTTCTATTTCTAAAAAATAGATGAGGGCGGATCCGGTGACAGCCCCCTCCTTTGACATGGTTTGACAACGTCTCTCAACTGTTGGATAACAATACATGTACGGTCTAGATTTGGAAGGTAGTCCTAATTATTTGACGGATATTTTATTTTACCCATGACCCGATTACATATCAGAAAAAGAGTTATGTTCGCTCACCTCTCCGTCTTTCCAATATCCCAAAACCTCTCATCTTCCTCTCTACTATACATAATCCAGTATGGAAGAAATCAGTATAGCTCAAGATTCTACTTTTCTATCTGACCTCGATTATCAAAGGTAAACATGAGATTTAGTAATCTTTTTTGTTCTCTTGTATTTGTATAACGAACTACTTAACTAGTTGTAGTTGGAAAATATAaatcctagttttttttttttttttgtatacacaATTGACTACTTCATCTTTACTTAACAGTGAAATGAATACAAGTgctgaaaataacaaaattactTGTAACGGTATGCCATCAGAAAATGGAAAATCATCCGTTGGTTTAGAGTTCTCTAGTATCGAAGATGCTAATATCTTCTACAAAGAATATGAGAGAAGTAACGGATTTTCGACACGTAAAAGATCTTCGTATGCCACTGCACAAAGAGGAGGTATAAGTAGAGTTATATTTGTTTGCAGTTGCGAAGGAGTTTATGGAAAAGAATCTATTTCTGATGATTCTGATAATGAGGCCGAGCCCGAGGCTGAGAAGATTAAGAAGAGGAATACTTCCACCATGAGAACTGCCTGTAATTTATGATGCGTATTGCTTTGGACACAAAACGCAAGATATGGTACATTAATGcatttatacaagaacataatCACGACATGGTGTCTCCTAAAAAAACGAGTCCTCATGAGGTCAATCAAGTATATACCGCCCGAAGCTAAGAGTTTGGCAGAGGCATTTAACAAAAATATACTTCCAGTTGGTAAGGTTGTATCATTATTTGGGCAGACTGAAAATACTACATTCACTTCTAGGGATGTTTATAATCATTTGAGGACGGTCATAAAATCATTATTGGATGTTGGAGATGCCGAAGCGGTGGTTGATTATTTTAGGAAGCGATTAATTGAAAACCCGAGCTTTTATTATGCAGCACAAGTGGATGAAGTAGGCAGGGCAGCAAATTTATTTTGGATCGATGCGCGTTCACGAATGGCTTATAGCCCCTTCGGAGATGCTGTACCCTCGGACACAACATATAAGACCAACAAATATAGTATGCCTTTTGCGCCTTTCACAGGTACGGACTATCACCACCAGTCTATTACCTTTGGATTTGCATTACTAGGAGATGAGACTAAAGAAACTTTTACCTGGTTGTTTAAGACATGGCTTGAAGCAATGGGAGGTACTCCTCCAATTTTTATACTTACTGATCAAGATCAGGCCATGACAATTGCAATTGCCACGGTACTACCTAGAACTCGCCACCGTTACTGTTTATGGCATATTAAGAAATTTTTTGGAGAGAAGCTAAGTCATGTATTTTTTAAGAAATCAAACTTTAAACCAACAGTCAAAGAGGTTACACGATTTACATATACAGTTGAGGATTTTGAAAAACAATGGCAGTCTATGCTAGTAGAGTTTAAATTGACCGAGAATGAATGGCTTAAAGACTTGTACGATATTCGTGAAAAATGGATACCGGTTTACAATAGAAGTTCTTTTTTGCCGGGATGAATACAATCCAGAGAAGTGAAAGTATTAATTCATTTTTTGATCACTATGTGAACTCTAGGACATCTCTTCGAGAATTTGCCGAAAATTGTGACCAGGCACTGGAAAGAATGTACGTTAGAGAACGAGAAGAAGACTACAAGTCTATTCATACGACATGCATCTAAGATTTTCACCCGTGTTATCTTTGATAAGGTTCATCGAGAGTTTAATGCATCTGTAAAGTATCGATCAAAAGTGGTTGAGGTCAATGGTGATGAACACACTTATAAAGTATACTGGAAAGTAGGCGAAGATATAGTTGAGAAATTTATTTAACTGCACCCATGACATCTGGTCTATAGTTTTGTGTATCAGTTAGGCGCTTATATAGCGGATCATTTTCTTTGCCATGTGACAGTATCCGATTAATTTTTTCTTGTATGTAGCCGAGGATTATATATTTTAAAGACGGCTGTGACATTTTTATTGTTTGGTACTATGAATGGATTcgatctttttgttgatgaaaaatTATACTGGTGTTACAAGTAGAAAAGAAAAGTAAAGGAGATTGCTGAAAGAATAGGCAAACTCAAAAGAATAACGAGGATTACTTCATCTCATATTTATCTCTGATAATCAaggtttaacaaaaaaaaaaaaaaaagaattttagaGATATGACGAAAGAGGGAAGACCTAAATAAGATATGAGTAGGGGTGAGTATAAAAACCGtaaccgcggatttgacccgtatccgtccgcaaaattgcggatttcacccagACCGCAAGatgtatgggccggacacggatggagttctcaaatccgcacgcggtGCGGTTGCGGTTGCGGTTGTCTTTTAaaaaccgcggattacccgcaccgtTGGGAACAATCAAAAACTCGCAGTATAAATGGCCTTGCAGTACCCAGGCCAGAGATGCCACATGCAAACATAGTTTCATAAGGGAAGGTAATGATCCAGCACTACATCTAAGGTCCTTGTTTTTAACTTTCTTGCTATATGACTTCAGGAGTAAAGATGATATAATTTGATCTTTATGCAGAGTGAATTCTCGGGATTTACTTAGTATATGTACTAATGTAACTAGATTAAATTCTCACTTCTACTGTTTGCTGCTAtttgaattgatatttgagaTGTATAACATATAGTTCCTCCGCACCGTTGCGGTTCTCAAAGCCCATTTATACTAGAGCTGTTAGTGGGCTTGGCCGAAATGGAACATTTTCTGCTCTAAAATTAGTGGGCTTGGCCTaacaaatccgcggttaatccgcaaccggcccgtacaatccgcggatgtaaaatccgcgggtgattgggccggtcacggtttgatttttcaaatccgcaactttgacggtttggttgcgggtgacccctaatccgcaaccgtccgtccgttgcacacccctagatatgagagagagaaatatcccaaaaagaaaaaagaaaaaatatgtctGATATGTAATCGGGTCACGGGTAAAATAAAATATCCGTCAAATAATTAGGACTACCTTCCAAATCTGGACCTTACATGTATTGTTATCCAACAGATGAGAGACGTTGTCAAACCATGTCAAAGGAGGGGGCTGTCACCGGATCCGCCctcatctattttttttttactgaaaACAATCAAAACGCCATCCGAGTCACACCCCGATTCACTGAAAAGAAAGAAACGGCAGAAGAAAACGTTTTATTTCCTTCTCCTCCTTTTTTTCCTCCAGCGAAGTGGGTAGTGGTGGAAGAGGAGAAGCATTACTCCTTTTACCAGCGAAACTCAAAGTTTCCGAAGAAACAATCAAATTTAGTTTTCTTCAATCGATGCCTGCACCATCTCTATCCCCTGTCTTATCCAGTCTTCAAAatttgaaacatttttcttgtttCTCTGCTGTAAAACCCAAATGGAACACAAACAGCAGTCTCATTATAACAAACCCAATTCTCTTAATCATGGAATCATGCAATTCAATGTACGAACTAAAACAAATCCAAGCTTATATGACTCGAAATGGTTTAATTGCTCATCTGTTTCCTGTAAGTCGACTTCTATCCTTCTGTGCTCTCTCTGATTCTGGAAATATTAATCATGCCCATCTTCTTTTTTCTCAAATTTCAAAACCCAATATTTACATTTACAATACAATGATTAAGGGTTACTCTAAATCTCAGTTACCCAGATTGTCATTCTTGTTGTTCCGTTTTCTGGTAAGAGAAGGAATCGAAATGGATAATCGAACTTTTGTTTTCACACTCAAGGCTTGTGAGCGGTTTCTGAGATTTTCtcaaggtgaagaggtacattgTCAAGTTTATAAACTGGGTTTTGCTTTCGACGTGTTAGTTTTGAATGGGTTGATTCATTTCTATATGAAATCTGGGTCTTTGGTTTTAGCACGGTATTTGTTCGATACAAGTTCCATAAAAGATGTCGTTACTTGGACGACTATGATCGATGGGTATGTGCAGAAGAATTTTCCTCATGAGGCTATGAAGCTATTCTATTCGATGTTATCGACAAATGTTGAACCTAATGAGGTTACTATGATTACGATACTCTCAGCTTGCTCCCTGATGGGGAATTTGAGCTTGGGAAGATCGATTCATGCGTATATTGAGAAGAATAATGTTAAACGTACTCCTAATTTGGTTAATGCATCAGTGGATATGTATGTTAAATGTGGCTGCTTAACGACTGCAAGAGAAGTTTTTAATAAAATGGAAGCTAAAGATGTCTTCTCTTGGACTAGTATGATCAGTGGCTATGCGAAAGATGGAAATTTAAACTTGGCAAGGAAATTTTTTGATGACATGCCTGAAAGGAATGTTGTATCTTGGAATGCTATGATTGCAGGTTATTCGCAAAATAATCAACCCGAAGAAGCATTGAAACTTTTCCATCAGATGAAGGAGAAGGGTGTTAAGCCTATAGAGGCAACACTTGTTTGTGTACTCTCTGCCTGTGCTCAATTGGGTTGCTTAGATTTTGCTCGATGGATATACAAATATTACGTTGGTCTTAAGAAAGTTCAGTTTAGTGTTACTCTGACTAATGCATTCATAGACATGTATGCTAAATGTGGTAATCTGGATGAGGCTGCAAAGCTTTTCAACAGTATAACAAAGAAGGATTTGGTGTCTTGGAATTCCATGATCATGGCTTATGCAACTCATGGATATGCTGAGAAGTCCCTAAACCTTTTTGAGGAAATGAAGAGAGATGGACTGTGGCCTGACGATATCACATTTGTGGGCGTATTGTCAGCATGTTGCCATGGTGGGTTGGTCAACCAAGGTCGTtcttattttgagatcatgagagAAGTATTTAGGCTAGAGCCAAAAGCAGAGCACTACGTGTGCATGATTGATCTACTTGGTCGAGTTGGTAATTTGAAAGAGGCCTATGAGCTGATAAAGATAATGCCTATGAAACCAGACGAAGCTGCTTGGGGTGCACTACTCAATGCATGTagaatgcacaaaaatgtggagtTAGGTAAATTTGCTGCAGGTAAACTTCTAGATTTGAATCCTAAAGATAGTGGAGTTTATGTGCTTCTGGCAAACATGTGCGCTGCTGGAAGAAGATGGGAGGATGTAAGGATGGTTAGAAGAATGATGAGATCCCAGGGGATTAAAAAAACTCCAGGGTGTAGCTCAATAGAAGTTGAAGGGGAGTCGCATGAGTTTGTGGTTGCAGATAAATCACATCCTCGATATCAGGAGATTTATCAACTATTAGATGATATTTTCTTTCTATTAAGGTTAGAAGGTTATATACCAGAAACATCACAATTTATGAGCTTACATGAGGCTGGTCATGCGGTCATGACTTAACAGTTATCTGCTAAAGGAAATTGTATTTTCATTAAGCAACCTTGTTATCGCAAGTGACAGCGGCAAGAACTATGTGAAGCAAAGTAACAGTGTATACTTCACTAAAATACAGTGAGGATAAGACATAGCTCAGCTAAAGAAAGTAAGAAACCTACCGAAGTAGGTTGCAGAGGATTGGCCGTCTGTTGGCGAGGATGATAACACGATGTGACCAGGTGAACGCGAAATCCGTGAAATACGTTGTCCTTTATATTTTGCTGGTCGCGTAGTggtaatttaggttttttttccttGACACAAGTGGCATAGCTTATGTAGAATTATTAACCATCCTTTAAGAAAGTGTCTAATTTGCCAACATATATATACAGGGCATCACCGGAAAACAGATGACAAGGACTAGGTCGGCTTCACATGACAAATGGAGATTAAAATGCAAATttttcttgatgcctaggaaGCTCATCAAGGATCCATGGCAGGTTAAGTCGTCTCTCGATACCATCATATCAAAGGAAGTAAGAATCCACTTCTATTTTCATACTTATAACATGATTGATCTAAAGAGGGTATACAAATTTTCATATGATGCAGGAAAATGCAGGGGTTGAATGAGAAGAGAGAACAACACTATTTCCTGTACAAGCAAATCAAGGAAGCGACTGAGCCTTAAATATTAggatttgtttgtcttgtatctAAAGGTATTTGATTTTGTTATTGCCAAGAACAATTAAATTGTACCAGTGATGAGAGTGAGTACCCATTTTTCACTCTTGAATCAATCGGACACAGTGAACTGGTCTAGGAAGGACTAAATAGAATCAAGTGCTTGTCCTTCACACTTTAAAACGGATGTCTCTGTGTATAGTTTTGTTGACCTAAACCCATGCTATTCCATTTACTTAAATTAGTGATAGATAATATGTCTGAACCCTCAATAAAGGGTTTGTTTCAACTAGACCAGTAACGAACTAGATTGATTTTTGTTTGTGACTAATTTAAACTAGACTCTCTAGATATCCAGGTATATTGATCTAAGTTTTCCCAAAGAACCAGTACATAAATGATTGGTTAATATGATTTACCAAACAATACTCGGATAAATGAAAAAAGTATGAACTTTAATCTGAAGCACTATGTCTATTTACTTGGTTAAGTTAGAAAAAAAATGAACTTTCATTTACGACTACTGCTACTACTTCCTCTTCAAAGTTATAACACCATTAATAGAAAACTGAATAATATAACCTGAAAACTTTTCACATTGTATTGTGTGTGCTCAGAAATACATCACTAAAAGTCTAAAAGCAAACACGGACTTAAATAGATATAGTAATTAAACTGAcagttctctaagaatgttgccATTCCAACCTAAAACAGATTATTATATACTTAATCATCATCACCA
This DNA window, taken from Papaver somniferum cultivar HN1 chromosome 3, ASM357369v1, whole genome shotgun sequence, encodes the following:
- the LOC113360407 gene encoding protein FAR1-RELATED SEQUENCE 5-like; this encodes MRSIKYIPPEAKSLAEAFNKNILPVGKVVSLFGQTENTTFTSRDVYNHLRTVIKSLLDVGDAEAVVDYFRKRLIENPSFYYAAQVDEVGRAANLFWIDARSRMAYSPFGDAVPSDTTYKTNKYSMPFAPFTGTDYHHQSITFGFALLGDETKETFTWLFKTWLEAMGGTPPIFILTDQDQAMTIAIATVLPRTRHRYCLWHIKKFFGEKLSHVFFKKSNFKPTVKEVTRFTYTVEDFEKQWQSMLVEFKLTENEWLKDLYDIREKWIPVYNRSSFLPG
- the LOC113358209 gene encoding pentatricopeptide repeat-containing protein At2g22410, mitochondrial-like isoform X2, whose protein sequence is MPAPSLSPVLSSLQNLKHFSCFSAVKPKWNTNSSLIITNPILLIMESCNSMYELKQIQAYMTRNGLIAHLFPLPRLSFLLFRFLVREGIEMDNRTFVFTLKACERFLRFSQGEEVHCQVYKLGFAFDVLVLNGLIHFYMKSGSLVLARYLFDTSSIKDVVTWTTMIDGYVQKNFPHEAMKLFYSMLSTNVEPNEVTMITILSACSLMGNLSLGRSIHAYIEKNNVKRTPNLVNASVDMYVKCGCLTTAREVFNKMEAKDVFSWTSMISGYAKDGNLNLARKFFDDMPERNVVSWNAMIAGYSQNNQPEEALKLFHQMKEKGVKPIEATLVCVLSACAQLGCLDFARWIYKYYVGLKKVQFSVTLTNAFIDMYAKCGNLDEAAKLFNSITKKDLVSWNSMIMAYATHGYAEKSLNLFEEMKRDGLWPDDITFVGVLSACCHGGLVNQGRSYFEIMREVFRLEPKAEHYVCMIDLLGRVGNLKEAYELIKIMPMKPDEAAWGALLNACRMHKNVELGKFAAGKLLDLNPKDSGVYVLLANMCAAGRRWEDVRMVRRMMRSQGIKKTPGCSSIEVEGESHEFVVADKSHPRYQEIYQLLDDIFFLLRLEGYIPETSQFMSLHEAGHAVMT
- the LOC113358209 gene encoding pentatricopeptide repeat-containing protein At2g22410, mitochondrial-like isoform X1 — encoded protein: MPAPSLSPVLSSLQNLKHFSCFSAVKPKWNTNSSLIITNPILLIMESCNSMYELKQIQAYMTRNGLIAHLFPVSRLLSFCALSDSGNINHAHLLFSQISKPNIYIYNTMIKGYSKSQLPRLSFLLFRFLVREGIEMDNRTFVFTLKACERFLRFSQGEEVHCQVYKLGFAFDVLVLNGLIHFYMKSGSLVLARYLFDTSSIKDVVTWTTMIDGYVQKNFPHEAMKLFYSMLSTNVEPNEVTMITILSACSLMGNLSLGRSIHAYIEKNNVKRTPNLVNASVDMYVKCGCLTTAREVFNKMEAKDVFSWTSMISGYAKDGNLNLARKFFDDMPERNVVSWNAMIAGYSQNNQPEEALKLFHQMKEKGVKPIEATLVCVLSACAQLGCLDFARWIYKYYVGLKKVQFSVTLTNAFIDMYAKCGNLDEAAKLFNSITKKDLVSWNSMIMAYATHGYAEKSLNLFEEMKRDGLWPDDITFVGVLSACCHGGLVNQGRSYFEIMREVFRLEPKAEHYVCMIDLLGRVGNLKEAYELIKIMPMKPDEAAWGALLNACRMHKNVELGKFAAGKLLDLNPKDSGVYVLLANMCAAGRRWEDVRMVRRMMRSQGIKKTPGCSSIEVEGESHEFVVADKSHPRYQEIYQLLDDIFFLLRLEGYIPETSQFMSLHEAGHAVMT